One window of Deinococcus metalli genomic DNA carries:
- a CDS encoding ABC transporter permease has protein sequence MLVYIIRRVALMVFVLWGVSLAAFLISHALPADPAAAALGNNAREEQLTAFRERNGLDRPLAVQYGLYMTELVRGDLGSSLRTQNPITADLRQFFPATLELTLGAVVFAVLIGVPLGIVAALTQGRAPDLLARTFALLGGATPVYWLAILALNVFHEKLGWLPGPGRLDAYSLPPPVKTGLVTIDALLVNDREVFVDALRHLILPGLVLGMFSAALLTRMTRSALLEVLSQDYIRTARAKGLTRARVVARHAMRNASLPILTVLGTLFGSLLTGAVLTETIFSWPGIGGYATTSAISLDFPAVMGVTLVAGLAYSVVNLLVDLLYAVFDPRISYS, from the coding sequence TTGCTCGTCTACATCATCCGGCGCGTGGCGCTGATGGTCTTCGTGCTGTGGGGGGTGTCGCTCGCGGCGTTCCTGATCTCGCACGCGCTGCCGGCGGACCCGGCGGCGGCCGCGCTGGGCAACAACGCCCGCGAGGAGCAGCTCACGGCCTTCCGGGAACGCAACGGCCTGGACCGGCCGCTGGCGGTGCAGTACGGGCTGTACATGACCGAACTCGTGCGCGGTGACCTGGGCTCGTCGCTGCGGACCCAGAACCCGATCACGGCGGACCTGCGGCAGTTCTTCCCGGCGACGCTGGAACTGACGCTGGGCGCGGTGGTGTTCGCGGTGCTGATCGGCGTGCCGCTGGGCATCGTGGCGGCGCTGACGCAGGGCCGGGCGCCGGACCTGCTGGCGCGCACCTTCGCGCTGCTGGGCGGCGCGACCCCGGTGTACTGGCTGGCGATCCTGGCGCTGAACGTGTTCCACGAGAAGCTGGGCTGGCTGCCGGGGCCAGGCCGGCTGGACGCGTACTCGCTGCCGCCGCCCGTGAAGACTGGTCTGGTGACCATCGACGCGCTGCTGGTGAACGACCGCGAGGTCTTCGTGGACGCGCTGCGGCACCTGATCCTGCCGGGGCTGGTGCTGGGCATGTTCTCGGCGGCGCTGCTGACCCGCATGACCCGTTCGGCGCTGCTGGAGGTGCTGTCGCAGGACTACATCCGCACGGCGCGGGCCAAGGGCCTGACGCGGGCGCGGGTGGTCGCGCGGCACGCCATGCGCAACGCGTCGCTGCCGATCCTGACGGTGCTGGGCACGCTGTTCGGGTCGCTGCTGACCGGCGCGGTGCTGACCGAGACGATCTTCTCGTGGCCGGGCATCGGCGGCTACGCGACCACGTCCGCGATCAGCCTGGACTTCCCGGCGGTGATGGGCGTGACGCTGGTGGCGGGGCTGGCGTACTCGGTCGTGAACCTGCTCGTGGACCTGCTGTACGCCGTCTTCGACCCGAGGATCAGCTACTCATGA
- the nikC gene encoding nickel transporter permease: MTATVTTPAATATGNANWRRFRRNPGGMVGLVLLTALVVLALIGPVLTGDPTAQNLGIRLQAPSGAHPLGTDQLGRDVLARVLSGARISLGLGVSVMLASLIVGSAVGLLAGLRGGWWDEVIMRITDIFLAFPSLILAMAISAALGPSLTNVMIAVALVSWPTYARLIRAQVLALREREFVEAARALGADQGRIAGRHLLPNAVAPLLVQGSFDVGSAILTAAGLGFIGFGAQPPTPEWGAMVSETRNYIGPAPWASSTPAVAILLTVLAFNLLGDGLRDVFDPRAAR; encoded by the coding sequence ATGACGGCCACCGTGACCACGCCGGCCGCCACGGCCACAGGCAACGCGAACTGGCGGCGCTTCCGGCGCAACCCCGGCGGGATGGTCGGGCTGGTGCTGCTGACCGCGCTGGTCGTGCTGGCCCTGATCGGCCCGGTGCTGACCGGCGACCCGACCGCGCAGAACCTCGGCATCCGGCTCCAGGCACCGTCGGGCGCGCATCCGCTGGGCACGGACCAGCTCGGGCGGGACGTGCTGGCACGCGTGCTCAGCGGCGCGCGCATCTCGCTGGGCCTGGGCGTGAGCGTCATGCTCGCGTCGCTGATCGTGGGCTCGGCGGTGGGCCTGCTGGCCGGCCTGCGCGGCGGGTGGTGGGACGAGGTGATCATGCGGATCACCGACATCTTCCTGGCGTTCCCCAGCCTGATCCTCGCCATGGCGATCTCGGCGGCGCTGGGGCCCAGCCTGACGAACGTGATGATCGCCGTGGCGCTGGTGTCGTGGCCCACCTATGCCCGGCTCATCCGCGCGCAGGTGCTGGCGCTGCGCGAGCGCGAGTTCGTGGAGGCCGCCCGCGCGCTCGGCGCGGACCAGGGCCGCATCGCGGGGCGGCACCTGCTGCCCAACGCCGTCGCGCCGCTGCTGGTGCAGGGCAGTTTCGACGTGGGCAGCGCCATTCTGACCGCCGCTGGCCTGGGCTTCATCGGCTTCGGGGCGCAGCCGCCCACGCCCGAGTGGGGCGCGATGGTCAGCGAGACCCGCAACTACATCGGGCCGGCCCCGTGGGCGTCCAGCACGCCCGCCGTGGCGATCCTGCTGACGGTGCTGGCCTTCAACCTGCTCGGCGACGGTCTGCGCGACGTGTTCGACCCGCGCGCCGCGAGGTAG
- a CDS encoding helix-turn-helix transcriptional regulator has product MNRTDRLLAVVLELQGQSWTTAAALARQFGISERTVYRDVVALTEAGVPVVSVPGRGYTLMPGYFLPPLHLSVSEAVMLSLGADAVRAAFDPEYAAAAESALKKLTAALPHERRAEVTGLRERLRVVPPDEGTDVAAVRVLRGAVLAERSVTFTYHKPGGDPDVRRVFPLSLVYLHGAWLLGAFDPARGDRRTFRLSRIERLIVEATTFERDPAWRTGPEPAGQGRTVTVHLRFPPGSERALRERPSFFQQDMKTTPDGVSVTLRVRDGRDVLAWVLSWGGAVRVLEPEGLREAVRTEARAMLAGS; this is encoded by the coding sequence ATGAACCGCACGGATCGTCTGCTGGCCGTGGTGCTGGAACTCCAGGGACAGTCGTGGACGACCGCCGCAGCCCTGGCCCGGCAGTTCGGGATCAGCGAGCGCACCGTGTACCGCGACGTCGTGGCGCTGACAGAGGCGGGCGTGCCGGTCGTGAGCGTGCCGGGGCGCGGGTACACGCTGATGCCCGGATACTTCCTGCCGCCGCTGCACCTGAGCGTGTCCGAGGCCGTGATGCTGTCGCTGGGCGCGGACGCGGTGCGCGCCGCCTTCGACCCCGAGTACGCGGCCGCGGCCGAGTCCGCCCTGAAGAAACTCACGGCCGCCCTGCCGCACGAGCGCCGGGCCGAGGTCACGGGCCTGCGCGAGCGCCTGCGCGTGGTGCCGCCGGACGAGGGTACGGACGTGGCGGCCGTGCGCGTGCTGCGCGGCGCGGTGCTGGCCGAGCGGAGCGTGACCTTCACGTACCACAAGCCCGGCGGCGATCCGGACGTCCGGCGCGTCTTCCCGCTGTCGCTGGTGTACCTGCACGGCGCGTGGCTGCTGGGCGCCTTCGATCCTGCGCGCGGGGACCGGCGCACCTTCCGCCTGAGCCGGATCGAGCGCCTGATCGTGGAGGCCACGACCTTCGAGCGCGACCCCGCGTGGCGCACTGGCCCGGAACCTGCTGGACAGGGGCGGACCGTGACCGTGCACCTGCGCTTTCCCCCCGGTTCGGAGCGGGCCCTGCGCGAGCGGCCGAGTTTCTTTCAGCAGGACATGAAGACCACACCCGACGGCGTGTCGGTCACCCTGCGCGTCCGGGACGGGCGGGACGTGCTGGCGTGGGTGCTGTCCTGGGGCGGGGCCGTGCGCGTGCTGGAGCCGGAGGGGCTGCGCGAGGCGGTGCGGACCGAGGCGCGGGCCATGCTCGCGGGCTCCTGA
- a CDS encoding VOC family protein produces MHTTLDFIALHTTDLDAARRYYTGVLGFETTPGPPNAAVFIQAGGAALAIREPLPHERTKHFGAGVSVWFGVPDADAYHARIAAAGAQVIQPPQDGPFGRMFSVRTPDGHALTFHQTPA; encoded by the coding sequence ATGCACACCACCCTCGATTTCATCGCCCTGCACACCACCGACCTCGACGCTGCCCGCCGCTACTACACAGGGGTTCTGGGCTTCGAGACCACGCCTGGCCCACCCAACGCAGCGGTGTTCATCCAGGCCGGTGGAGCGGCGCTGGCGATCCGCGAGCCCCTGCCGCACGAACGCACCAAGCACTTCGGCGCTGGGGTCAGCGTGTGGTTCGGGGTGCCGGACGCCGATGCGTATCACGCCCGGATCGCGGCGGCGGGCGCGCAGGTCATCCAGCCGCCTCAGGACGGTCCCTTTGGACGGATGTTCAGTGTCCGGACGCCGGACGGTCACGCCCTGACCTTCCACCAGACGCCGGCATGA
- a CDS encoding DUF4132 domain-containing protein, with protein sequence MPPEQRQPWPALVAFARTASAGKPSAKWLKDAEKHLSAVGAAPFREVLTAALPLLPRPRTFRLNPMQYGGDPNLLLDEFNALSLKGLLWMVPLASDDALTRAVAGVVESALKKVPGVGPRAPKIANAAVYALSRTESGAALSALARLATTVTFKGTLKEVHKGLEVVAARLAVTPDELLELGVPTLGLTAVGERVDVLGDVEARLSVGADGTHLGFTRGGKALKSVPASVKTDHAEELADLKAAQKEAEKSVAALAQRLDGLMVQPRVWPGEAWTERYLHHPLAGTVARRLIWLVDGVAALWADGDLRDVQGAPVAVAPAAEIQLWHPIGRGVPEVLAWRDRLDVLGITQPFKQAWREVYVLTDAERRTGTYSNRFAGHILRQHQFHALAALRGWRNRLRLMVDDSYPPAMRDLPAYGLRAEYWIQGIGQDYGTDSTESGSYLRLNTDQVRFYPLDAPENHAHAGGGSYEMWVNQTQQPVNPLPLEQIPPLALSEVLRDVDLFVGVASVGNDPTWQDGGPGGRFREYWHSYSFGDLTETAKTRAAYLKRLIPRLKIAARLSLDGRFLRVQGDRRAYRIHLGSANILMEPNDQYLCIIPGGKGSGPDVNFDGDRVLSLVLSKAFLLADDTAITDPVILQQLGR encoded by the coding sequence TTGCCCCCGGAGCAGCGGCAGCCCTGGCCCGCGCTGGTGGCGTTCGCGCGCACCGCGTCGGCAGGGAAACCCAGCGCGAAGTGGTTGAAGGACGCCGAGAAGCACCTGAGCGCCGTCGGCGCGGCCCCGTTCCGCGAGGTGCTGACGGCCGCGCTGCCACTGCTGCCCAGACCCCGCACGTTCCGCCTGAATCCCATGCAGTACGGCGGCGACCCGAACCTGCTGCTGGACGAGTTCAACGCGCTGTCCCTGAAGGGCCTGCTGTGGATGGTGCCGCTGGCGTCAGACGACGCCCTGACGCGGGCGGTGGCGGGCGTGGTCGAGTCGGCGCTGAAGAAGGTGCCGGGTGTCGGCCCCCGCGCACCGAAAATTGCCAACGCGGCCGTATACGCGCTGTCGCGTACCGAGTCCGGAGCGGCGCTGTCGGCGCTGGCGCGGCTGGCGACGACCGTGACCTTCAAGGGAACGCTGAAGGAGGTACACAAGGGCCTGGAGGTCGTGGCCGCTCGGCTGGCCGTGACGCCGGACGAGCTGCTGGAACTGGGCGTGCCCACCCTGGGCCTGACGGCCGTGGGCGAGCGCGTGGACGTGCTGGGCGACGTGGAGGCGCGCCTGAGCGTGGGCGCGGACGGCACGCATCTGGGCTTTACCCGGGGCGGCAAGGCGCTGAAAAGTGTGCCGGCCAGCGTGAAGACGGATCATGCCGAGGAACTGGCCGACCTGAAGGCCGCGCAGAAGGAGGCCGAGAAATCGGTGGCGGCGCTGGCGCAGCGGCTCGACGGCCTGATGGTGCAGCCGCGCGTGTGGCCCGGCGAGGCGTGGACGGAGCGGTATCTGCACCACCCGCTGGCCGGCACCGTGGCGCGGCGACTCATCTGGCTGGTGGACGGTGTTGCGGCGCTGTGGGCCGACGGCGACCTGCGCGACGTGCAGGGCGCGCCCGTTGCCGTGGCGCCGGCAGCCGAAATCCAGCTGTGGCATCCCATCGGGCGCGGCGTGCCCGAGGTGCTGGCGTGGCGCGACCGGCTGGACGTCCTGGGAATCACGCAGCCCTTCAAGCAGGCGTGGCGCGAGGTCTACGTGCTGACCGACGCCGAGCGGCGCACTGGCACGTACTCGAACCGCTTCGCGGGGCACATCCTGCGGCAGCACCAGTTCCACGCGCTGGCGGCGCTGCGCGGGTGGCGCAACCGGCTGCGGCTGATGGTGGACGATTCGTACCCGCCTGCCATGCGCGACCTGCCGGCGTACGGCCTGCGCGCCGAATACTGGATCCAGGGAATCGGCCAGGACTACGGCACCGACAGCACCGAGTCCGGCAGCTACCTGCGCCTCAACACCGATCAGGTGCGGTTCTACCCGCTGGACGCCCCCGAGAACCACGCCCACGCGGGCGGTGGCAGCTACGAGATGTGGGTGAACCAGACCCAGCAACCCGTGAATCCGCTGCCGCTGGAGCAGATCCCGCCGCTGGCGCTCTCGGAGGTGCTGCGCGACGTCGACCTGTTCGTGGGGGTGGCCTCGGTGGGCAACGATCCAACGTGGCAGGACGGCGGCCCCGGCGGACGGTTCCGCGAGTACTGGCACAGCTACAGCTTCGGTGACCTGACCGAGACCGCCAAGACCCGCGCCGCGTACCTGAAACGCCTGATCCCGAGACTGAAGATCGCCGCCCGCCTCTCGCTCGACGGCCGTTTCCTGCGCGTGCAGGGCGACCGCCGCGCGTACCGCATCCACCTGGGCTCGGCCAACATCCTGATGGAACCGAACGACCAGTACCTGTGCATCATTCCCGGTGGGAAGGGCAGCGGCCCGGACGTGAACTTCGACGGTGACCGGGTGCTGTCGCTGGTGCTGAGCAAGGCCTTCCTGCTGGCTGACGACACGGCGATCACCGATCCGGTGATCCTCCAGCAACTCGGGCGCTGA
- a CDS encoding VOC family protein produces MKTTLSFVTLHTTDYPAALAFFTDILGFEQTETRPGATAFVAAGGAGLALRAHGGLTPPLGVGVTVYFTVPDVQAFHDEVVARGAVISEPLHDMPFGRTFTVQAPDGQGLGFWQEPA; encoded by the coding sequence ATGAAGACCACCCTCTCCTTCGTGACGCTGCACACCACCGACTACCCCGCCGCCCTGGCGTTCTTCACAGACATCCTGGGCTTCGAGCAGACCGAGACGCGGCCCGGCGCGACCGCCTTCGTGGCGGCGGGCGGCGCGGGCCTGGCCCTGCGGGCGCATGGCGGCCTGACCCCGCCGCTGGGCGTGGGCGTGACCGTGTACTTCACGGTGCCGGACGTGCAGGCCTTCCACGACGAGGTGGTGGCGCGCGGCGCGGTGATCAGCGAGCCGCTGCACGACATGCCCTTCGGGCGGACGTTCACGGTGCAGGCGCCGGACGGGCAGGGGCTCGGTTTCTGGCAGGAACCCGCGTGA
- a CDS encoding DNA-3-methyladenine glycosylase family protein, with protein MSAAATLPVTPPFNFGLTLAFLNGFPPMQGEQGTGGELRKATRLAGQTVGFVVRAADGELDVTLHPERTLDAGQVQALHERIAFFLGTDVELDAFYALAEKDTALRPVLRDIYGFHQPRFLTPFEAACWAILTQRQPLAQARHMKLALADAHGGAWDGLPAFPEPADLAELNAAAFQALVPNERKARALHAVTRAFQGVSTADLAAAPYGEVREWLLGIHGIGEWSALFVLLRGLGRTERKDLSPDSPLMKELLRAARPVYGELTPQDLLTIADGYGEQRGQWAISLRSRAALVPHEERVA; from the coding sequence GTGAGCGCCGCCGCGACCCTGCCGGTCACGCCGCCCTTCAACTTCGGCCTGACGCTGGCGTTCCTGAACGGCTTTCCGCCCATGCAGGGCGAGCAGGGCACCGGGGGCGAGCTGCGCAAGGCCACGCGGCTGGCCGGGCAGACGGTGGGCTTCGTGGTGCGCGCGGCGGACGGTGAACTGGACGTGACCCTCCACCCGGAGCGGACGCTGGATGCCGGGCAGGTGCAGGCTCTGCACGAGCGGATCGCCTTCTTCCTGGGGACGGACGTGGAGCTGGACGCGTTCTACGCGCTGGCCGAGAAGGATACGGCCCTGCGGCCGGTGCTGCGCGACATCTACGGCTTCCACCAGCCGCGCTTCCTGACCCCCTTCGAGGCGGCGTGCTGGGCGATCCTGACGCAGAGGCAACCGCTGGCGCAGGCACGGCACATGAAGCTCGCCCTGGCTGACGCGCACGGCGGCGCGTGGGACGGCCTGCCCGCCTTCCCGGAGCCTGCGGATCTGGCTGAACTGAACGCAGCAGCGTTCCAGGCGCTGGTGCCGAACGAACGCAAGGCCCGCGCGCTGCACGCGGTCACGCGGGCCTTCCAGGGGGTGAGCACCGCCGATCTGGCCGCCGCGCCGTACGGAGAGGTGCGCGAGTGGCTGCTCGGCATCCACGGCATCGGAGAGTGGAGCGCGCTGTTCGTCCTGCTGCGCGGGCTGGGACGCACCGAGCGCAAGGACCTCTCGCCGGACAGTCCGCTGATGAAGGAACTCCTGCGCGCCGCCCGGCCGGTGTACGGCGAGCTGACACCGCAGGACCTGCTGACCATCGCGGACGGGTACGGCGAGCAGCGGGGCCAGTGGGCCATCTCGCTGCGGAGCCGCGCGGCCCTGGTGCCGCACGAGGAGCGTGTGGCATGA
- a CDS encoding VOC family protein, giving the protein MTVKLNYVSILVSDMARALAFYRILGLPIPGDAEDGHVEIEVDGLRIAWESEALMRELNPHWTRPHGAGRIGVAVQADSPAGVDAAVDRLRAAGHDVPDAFDAPWGQRYATVTDPDGTAVDVFAWQPAPEG; this is encoded by the coding sequence ATGACCGTGAAACTGAACTACGTGAGCATCCTGGTGTCGGACATGGCCCGCGCGCTGGCCTTCTACCGCATTCTTGGCCTGCCCATCCCGGGCGACGCCGAGGACGGGCACGTCGAGATCGAGGTGGACGGCCTGCGGATCGCGTGGGAGTCCGAGGCGCTGATGCGCGAGTTGAACCCACACTGGACACGCCCGCACGGAGCGGGCCGGATCGGAGTGGCCGTGCAGGCCGACTCGCCTGCCGGGGTGGACGCGGCCGTGGACCGCCTGCGCGCCGCCGGTCACGACGTTCCGGACGCCTTCGACGCTCCGTGGGGCCAGCGCTACGCCACCGTGACGGACCCGGACGGCACGGCCGTGGACGTGTTCGCGTGGCAGCCCGCTCCGGAGGGCTGA
- a CDS encoding metalloenzyme domain protein: MSGIVWLALDGVGHPADAPPGSVWEQALPTLRPVVDAGAALDATLGVPGLPQSGTGQACWLTGTDAVALMGEHYGPHPGPTLQRLLRERSLPVRLARTGARIALANHYVPAYFEAQAVGPRRNRMGCFPYAFRAAGADLNPPGVPGVGATLGLDYRAPWRPVGTLDDVARLGAALAASARTHDLIAVDLWFSDALGHEGMVPLPADALAAGRTYLTRVDALLAGLLDAGARVALSSDHGNLEDLRVKGHTVARVPFAAVGVEPGRPSNVVQGGQAVAGWFGVDGVEITEF, translated from the coding sequence GTGAGCGGGATCGTGTGGCTGGCGCTGGACGGCGTCGGGCATCCGGCGGACGCCCCGCCCGGCAGCGTGTGGGAGCAGGCGCTGCCCACTCTGCGGCCCGTGGTGGACGCGGGCGCGGCGCTGGACGCGACGCTGGGCGTGCCGGGCCTGCCGCAGTCCGGCACCGGGCAGGCGTGCTGGCTGACCGGCACGGACGCCGTGGCCCTGATGGGCGAGCACTATGGGCCGCACCCCGGGCCGACTCTGCAGCGCCTGCTGCGGGAACGCTCGCTGCCGGTGCGGCTGGCGCGGACGGGCGCGCGGATCGCGCTGGCGAACCACTACGTGCCTGCATACTTCGAGGCGCAGGCGGTGGGGCCGCGCCGCAACCGCATGGGCTGCTTTCCGTACGCGTTCCGGGCAGCGGGCGCCGACCTGAACCCGCCGGGCGTGCCGGGCGTGGGGGCCACGCTGGGCCTGGACTACCGCGCGCCGTGGCGGCCGGTGGGCACGCTGGACGACGTGGCCCGGCTGGGCGCGGCGCTAGCGGCCTCGGCGCGCACGCATGACCTGATCGCCGTCGACCTGTGGTTCAGCGACGCGCTGGGGCACGAGGGCATGGTCCCGCTGCCGGCGGACGCCCTGGCGGCCGGGCGGACGTATCTAACACGGGTGGACGCGCTGCTGGCCGGGCTGCTGGACGCGGGGGCGCGCGTGGCCCTCAGCAGCGACCACGGCAACCTGGAAGATCTGCGCGTGAAGGGGCATACCGTGGCGCGCGTGCCGTTCGCCGCCGTGGGCGTGGAACCGGGCCGCCCGTCGAACGTCGTGCAGGGGGGACAGGCCGTCGCCGGGTGGTTCGGGGTGGACGGCGTGGAGATCACCGAATTTTAA
- a CDS encoding phosphoribosylanthranilate isomerase, which produces MIRVKVCGTTSVHDAVLSAEAGADALGFIFAPVSKRLVSARVARDAGLGVGPAVARVGVFLNQGLDEVLRTAEAARVSAVQLHGPLSRLYVEEVAAYYPVLRVVRPADLAGHSGVWTGGSGVTPMLDAPEPGGGVPLDWAALRPHFPPGAWLAGGLGPANVAEAIRALRPGAVDAVSRLESAPGVKDAAAVRAFVQAVRGADCGSYPQ; this is translated from the coding sequence ATGATCCGCGTGAAGGTCTGCGGCACCACCAGCGTCCATGACGCCGTGCTGAGCGCCGAGGCGGGCGCGGACGCGCTGGGCTTCATCTTCGCGCCGGTCAGCAAGCGCCTCGTGAGTGCCCGGGTGGCGCGCGACGCCGGCCTGGGCGTCGGCCCGGCGGTCGCGCGGGTGGGCGTGTTCTTGAACCAGGGCCTGGACGAGGTGCTGCGCACGGCCGAGGCGGCGCGCGTGAGCGCCGTGCAGCTCCACGGCCCGCTGTCAAGACTGTACGTGGAGGAGGTCGCCGCGTATTATCCCGTTCTGCGCGTCGTGCGCCCCGCCGATCTGGCAGGGCACAGCGGCGTGTGGACGGGCGGTTCCGGCGTCACGCCGATGCTGGACGCGCCCGAACCCGGCGGCGGCGTGCCGCTGGACTGGGCGGCGCTGCGCCCCCACTTCCCACCCGGCGCGTGGCTCGCCGGGGGCTTGGGGCCCGCGAACGTCGCGGAGGCCATCCGGGCGCTGCGCCCGGGGGCCGTGGACGCGGTGAGCCGGCTGGAGTCGGCCCCGGGCGTCAAGGACGCGGCCGCCGTCCGCGCCTTCGTGCAGGCCGTGCGCGGCGCCGATTGCGGAAGTTATCCACAGTGA
- a CDS encoding winged helix-turn-helix transcriptional regulator → MESMTAIPGGEPWPKAAPEVEALVREMIGRVADKWTLLILEVLEEHGTLRFTQVGEHVGGISQKMLTKTLRQMESDGLLTRTVYPVIPPRVEYALTPLGRSLSEAFCAVWVWAEQHHAEVRAAREIFAARAAPQ, encoded by the coding sequence ATGGAATCCATGACGGCCATTCCCGGCGGCGAGCCCTGGCCGAAGGCCGCGCCGGAGGTCGAGGCGCTGGTGCGCGAGATGATCGGCCGGGTGGCGGACAAGTGGACGCTGCTGATCCTGGAGGTGCTGGAGGAACACGGCACGCTGCGCTTCACGCAGGTGGGCGAGCACGTGGGCGGCATCAGCCAGAAGATGCTCACCAAGACCCTGCGCCAGATGGAATCCGACGGCCTGCTGACCCGCACCGTGTATCCCGTGATCCCGCCGCGCGTCGAGTACGCCCTGACGCCGCTGGGCCGCAGCCTGAGCGAGGCCTTCTGCGCCGTGTGGGTGTGGGCTGAGCAGCACCACGCCGAGGTGAGGGCGGCCCGCGAGATCTTCGCCGCGCGTGCGGCGCCACAATGA
- a CDS encoding aminoglycoside phosphotransferase family protein, translating into MTPRRETALHVLYTRPGESAWYTLDTDHMTFFGANVLEVVRAAGLPGTLLRRLHFRTVGEEGGVRRTESVWHLHAGEAAGLDWRAEGAWDERRRAWREVARTPPTNVPWMHPGWHADTLAWLDEELTAQGRTRTGEPAVLKHWQISVLWRVPTGAGPVYLKAVPAFFAREVAVTPVLARELEGAAPPVLAADTGRGLLLLESAGSEVSEAPDLDAVMAHVARLQQASRPLLPALELRDRGPEYVLDWLDALLSDATLLTGEDGGFTAQDAGALRALRPLLTAALERLAASPLPRTLGHGDLHGGNMVARDGAFTLLDWSDVCVTHPFLDVNPAYFSPWQVDPPPGAVDAARDVYLRAWTEFAPEDDLKALFRDAVICGELYRALGYVDGLQGAVEDKTEWRTAHLGHLRQVLRLHRAQDWSWAP; encoded by the coding sequence ATGACGCCGCGCCGCGAGACCGCCCTGCACGTGCTGTACACCCGCCCGGGGGAGTCGGCGTGGTACACGCTGGACACGGATCACATGACGTTCTTCGGCGCGAACGTGCTGGAGGTCGTGCGCGCGGCGGGCCTGCCCGGCACATTGCTGCGGCGCCTGCACTTCCGCACCGTGGGCGAGGAAGGCGGCGTGCGCCGCACCGAGAGCGTGTGGCACCTGCACGCCGGCGAGGCCGCCGGACTGGACTGGCGGGCCGAGGGCGCGTGGGACGAGCGCCGGCGCGCGTGGCGCGAGGTCGCCCGCACGCCGCCCACGAACGTGCCGTGGATGCACCCCGGCTGGCACGCCGACACGCTGGCGTGGCTGGACGAGGAACTGACCGCGCAGGGCCGGACGCGGACCGGGGAGCCGGCCGTCCTGAAGCACTGGCAGATCAGCGTCCTGTGGCGCGTGCCCACGGGTGCCGGGCCGGTGTACCTCAAGGCGGTGCCGGCGTTCTTCGCGCGCGAGGTCGCGGTCACGCCCGTGCTGGCCCGCGAGCTGGAGGGCGCCGCGCCCCCCGTCCTGGCCGCCGATACGGGCCGCGGCCTGCTACTGCTCGAGAGCGCCGGCAGCGAGGTCAGCGAGGCCCCGGATCTGGACGCCGTGATGGCACACGTCGCGCGGCTCCAGCAGGCGTCGCGGCCGTTGCTGCCGGCGCTGGAGCTGCGCGACCGGGGGCCGGAGTACGTGCTGGACTGGCTGGACGCCCTGCTGTCGGACGCGACCCTGTTGACCGGGGAGGACGGGGGCTTCACGGCACAGGACGCCGGGGCGCTGCGGGCCCTGCGCCCGCTGCTGACGGCGGCGCTGGAGCGCCTGGCGGCCAGTCCGCTGCCGCGCACGCTGGGGCACGGCGACCTGCACGGCGGGAACATGGTCGCCCGGGACGGCGCGTTCACGCTGCTCGACTGGTCGGACGTGTGCGTCACCCACCCGTTCCTGGACGTGAATCCGGCGTACTTCTCCCCGTGGCAGGTCGATCCGCCGCCGGGCGCCGTGGACGCCGCACGGGACGTCTACCTGCGTGCGTGGACCGAGTTCGCGCCGGAGGACGACCTGAAAGCGCTGTTCCGCGACGCCGTGATCTGCGGCGAGCTGTACCGCGCGCTCGGGTACGTGGACGGCCTGCAGGGCGCGGTGGAGGACAAGACCGAGTGGCGCACCGCCCACCTGGGGCACCTGCGACAGGTGCTGCGGCTGCACCGTGCCCAGGACTGGTCGTGGGCACCGTGA